In bacterium, the DNA window CGCTACGTCCTGATTCACAACGACTTCTGGCGGGGGAACGTGCTCTTGGACTCGACCCGTTCCGGTCCCTGGCCCGAGCGTTTCGTGGTCATTGATTGGGGTGGATCCAGGGTGCGGGGCCACGCGATTTTCGATCTGATTCGCATGGCGGACTGCCTGAAACTCGGCGACCGGGTGCTGCGCGGCGAAGTGGAAGCGCACTGCCGGATCCTGGAGTGCGAACTCATCGACGCGCGTTCTCACCTGTTTTCGGCGCTCGGCCACCTGGCGATGAATCTCGA includes these proteins:
- a CDS encoding phosphotransferase, which produces RYVLIHNDFWRGNVLLDSTRSGPWPERFVVIDWGGSRVRGHAIFDLIRMADCLKLGDRVLRGEVEAHCRILECELIDARSHLFSALGHLAMNLDRFPLPRFLEMAQQCVQRLDSAIPESAS